The following nucleotide sequence is from Sphingomonas panacisoli.
CGCTGACCGGGGCCGTGGTCATTCCGCTGCTGGTGTTCGTCATTCCAGTACATGTCGCCGCGCTCGGCTTGGTACTTGGAATCATGACGGTTATGGGTGTCACCAACCATATGGGGTGGGAGGTTTTCCCCCGGTTCATGTGGCGCGGGGCAATGGGCGGATGGCTGATCACCGCCAGCCATCATCAGCGGCATCATGCCGAATACAGGTGCAATTATGGGCTCTATTTTCGCTTCTGGGATCGCCTCTGCGGCACCGACCGGGGGGTCGGCGGATTCGATCCGGCGCCGCGCCGGGCTCGTGCTGCTGGCGGCGATGCTCCCGGCGAACGGCGCGCCGACGACTAATCTCGACCTGTCGGTCACCGGGCTGCGGTCGGCCAAGGGAATGATCCGCGTGTGCCTGACCGCCGATCCCGCCAACTTCCCGGGCTGCGTCGATGACAAGCGCGCCATCACCCGATCGGTCCCCGCGACGCAACGCGACATCCGGATCGTCGGTCTCGCACCGGGCAATTATGCCGCCGCGGTGATCCACGACGAGAATTCGAACGCCCGGCTCGATACCTTCGCGGGCATCCCGCGCGAAGGGTTCGGCTTCTCGCGCAACCCGCGCATCGGGTTCGGCCCGCCGCGCTTTTCGGCGGCTGCTTTCGCGGTCGGCGGCGTTGCCGAAACGCAACAGGTGACGATGCGCTACATGTTCTGACGGAGCAAAAGCGCGCGGGCGGGCGTTGCGGCCACGTAACATCCTCGTTCGTCCGGAGTTTTTGCCTGTGCGCTGCGCTTTCGTCCTGTCCGCTTTCGCCCTTGCTCTCGCCGCCCTACCCGCCGCCGCCCAAGAGACGACGACACCCCCCGATGCAGGCGCGACCACGGCGGTGGCGGGCGGCGACAGCGTCACGATCGGTGCGGGTGGCGTGTACCTCAACGATTACGAGGGCTCGAACCACTACGTCTGGCGCATCGCCCCCGGCGCGATCGGCACGGTCGGCGGGTTCAGCTTCAGCGTGGCGGGCAACCGCGCCTCGGTCGACCTGATCCCCAACAAGCCCGGGCCGACCTGGGACATCCAGGCCGGACCGATCGCCGTCGTCAACTTCAACCGGTCCAGCCTGAAGAGCATCGAGGATCCGCGCGTCCGCGCGCTCGGCAAGCGCTCCACCGCGATCGAAGCCGGCGGGTTCGTCGGACTCGGCAAGACCGGAGTGATCACCAGCGACTATGACCGGCTGTCGGTGTCGGTCAGCTATCGCAAGGGCGTGTCGGGCGCCCACCGCGCCGGGATCTGGACGCCGACGATCAACTATTTCACCCCGCTCAGCACCAAGGCCGCGGTCGGCGTGTTCGCC
It contains:
- a CDS encoding DUF2141 domain-containing protein; this encodes MLPANGAPTTNLDLSVTGLRSAKGMIRVCLTADPANFPGCVDDKRAITRSVPATQRDIRIVGLAPGNYAAAVIHDENSNARLDTFAGIPREGFGFSRNPRIGFGPPRFSAAAFAVGGVAETQQVTMRYMF
- a CDS encoding MipA/OmpV family protein codes for the protein MRCAFVLSAFALALAALPAAAQETTTPPDAGATTAVAGGDSVTIGAGGVYLNDYEGSNHYVWRIAPGAIGTVGGFSFSVAGNRASVDLIPNKPGPTWDIQAGPIAVVNFNRSSLKSIEDPRVRALGKRSTAIEAGGFVGLGKTGVITSDYDRLSVSVSYRKGVSGAHRAGIWTPTINYFTPLSTKAAVGVFASADYAERGYGKAYFDVDAAQSLASGLPVFTTRKGWKDYSVGALGTIALTGDLLHGFKIVGGGTYTRMLNDFARSPLVSIAGSRNQWIGVVGLAYTF